The Pseudofrankia inefficax genome window below encodes:
- a CDS encoding FadR/GntR family transcriptional regulator has protein sequence MTGAEPGADQASPRPAQFRPPRVAEFVAGILRDRIIDGDLARGDSLPKQEDLMAEFRISRPTLREALRHLENEGLLTVRRGSIGGSVVEVPTAATSAYTFGLVLQSRKASISDLAAAIEQIEPLAAALCAARPDRMDAVLPGLRANVERTAAAIDDGEEFTKASREFHELMVSACGNETVIVMVGALESLWSEQERQWAARVTSEGRYPDTKQRRAVLAAHTALLDAIAAGDGEAARKIDAGHVTHSQRYALENSESQVIRATALRDSLRDLGK, from the coding sequence ATGACGGGGGCCGAACCGGGCGCGGACCAGGCCAGCCCGCGCCCGGCGCAGTTCCGGCCGCCCCGGGTGGCCGAGTTCGTCGCCGGCATCCTGCGTGACCGCATCATCGACGGCGACCTGGCTCGTGGCGACTCGCTGCCGAAGCAGGAAGACCTGATGGCGGAGTTCCGCATCAGCCGGCCGACCCTGCGCGAGGCCCTGCGTCACCTGGAGAACGAGGGCCTGCTCACCGTGCGCCGCGGAAGCATCGGCGGCTCGGTCGTCGAGGTTCCCACCGCGGCGACGTCCGCCTACACGTTCGGCCTGGTGCTGCAGTCGCGCAAGGCGTCGATCAGCGACCTGGCGGCGGCGATCGAGCAGATCGAGCCGCTCGCCGCCGCGCTGTGCGCGGCGCGGCCGGACCGGATGGACGCCGTGCTGCCGGGCCTGCGGGCCAACGTCGAGCGCACCGCCGCCGCGATCGACGACGGCGAGGAGTTCACCAAGGCCAGCCGGGAGTTCCACGAGCTGATGGTCAGTGCGTGCGGGAACGAGACCGTCATCGTGATGGTCGGCGCGCTGGAGAGCCTGTGGTCCGAGCAGGAGCGCCAGTGGGCCGCGCGGGTGACGTCGGAGGGCCGCTACCCGGACACGAAGCAGCGGCGCGCGGTGCTGGCGGCGCACACGGCGCTGCTCGACGCCATCGCCGCCGGCGACGGGGAGGCGGCCCGCAAGATCGACGCCGGCCACGTCACCCACTCGCAGCGCTACGCGCTGGAGAACTCCGAGTCCCAGGTGATCAGGGCGACGGCCCTGCGCGACAGCCTGCGCGACCTGGGAAAGTGA
- a CDS encoding class I adenylate-forming enzyme family protein encodes MTGTVADVLRPALADLPDAPALVGPSGSLTYAELDAAADAAAGALWDLGVRPGDRVAACLPNDLDIVVAFHGAQRVGALWLGINEAYTEAEQEQLRALSTPRVVLGGPRCRLGGPSVVGVDRWARLVRAGSRAPAVDIDPHAPAAIAYTSGTTGLPKGIVHSQHNLLLPGAVLGATRGWGPDLRKGDSMPMTILNLLVLSTLTAAQARGCAVLIDRRDIDGIVEQLRAHDVNVWNGAPPQIYDLARRPELDLSALRELWSGGSDCPDELRQNVRDVHGLGIHSTYGLTEAPTVVAIDPVDGRTRTRASGVVLPHLELAACDADGVGQPSGSIGEFRVAAAGTGDWAHQWRPPLGQWRDGEMIAHQPPGAVVTGDVGTVDADGWVTVLDREKLVIVRGGANVYPAEVERVLRLHPGVAAVAVFGVPDDRLGERVAALVVTRGPVTGAELAALCRERLARYKVPEVWGRADGLSMNPMGKVNRQGLVDALSAAEPLGSS; translated from the coding sequence GTGACCGGCACCGTCGCCGACGTTCTGCGGCCCGCGCTCGCCGATCTGCCCGACGCGCCGGCCCTCGTTGGCCCCTCGGGGTCGCTCACCTACGCCGAGCTCGACGCGGCCGCCGACGCGGCCGCCGGCGCGCTGTGGGACCTCGGGGTCCGCCCCGGCGACCGGGTGGCGGCCTGCCTGCCGAACGACCTGGACATCGTCGTCGCCTTCCACGGTGCCCAGCGCGTCGGCGCGCTCTGGCTCGGCATCAACGAGGCCTACACCGAGGCGGAACAGGAACAGCTGCGCGCGCTCAGCACCCCCCGGGTCGTACTCGGGGGTCCTCGCTGCCGGCTGGGCGGCCCGTCGGTGGTGGGCGTGGACCGGTGGGCGAGGCTGGTCCGGGCCGGCTCGCGCGCGCCGGCGGTGGACATCGACCCCCACGCCCCGGCGGCCATCGCCTACACCAGTGGGACGACCGGCCTGCCCAAGGGCATCGTGCACAGCCAGCACAACCTGCTGCTGCCCGGCGCCGTGCTCGGCGCGACCCGCGGATGGGGGCCGGACCTGCGCAAGGGCGACAGCATGCCGATGACCATCCTCAACCTGCTGGTGCTGAGCACGCTCACGGCGGCCCAGGCCCGGGGCTGCGCAGTGCTCATCGACCGCCGGGACATCGACGGCATCGTCGAGCAGCTCCGCGCGCACGACGTCAACGTCTGGAACGGCGCGCCGCCGCAGATCTACGACCTCGCCCGGCGCCCGGAACTCGACCTGAGCGCCCTGCGCGAACTCTGGAGCGGCGGCAGCGACTGCCCGGACGAGCTGCGCCAGAACGTGCGTGACGTCCACGGGCTCGGGATCCACTCGACCTACGGGCTCACCGAGGCGCCGACGGTCGTCGCGATCGACCCGGTGGACGGCCGGACCAGGACCCGCGCCTCCGGAGTCGTCCTGCCTCATCTCGAGCTGGCCGCCTGTGACGCCGACGGCGTCGGCCAGCCGAGCGGCTCGATCGGCGAGTTCCGCGTCGCGGCCGCCGGCACGGGCGACTGGGCGCACCAGTGGCGACCGCCGCTGGGTCAGTGGCGGGACGGCGAGATGATCGCGCACCAGCCGCCGGGCGCTGTGGTGACGGGTGACGTGGGAACCGTCGACGCGGACGGCTGGGTCACCGTGCTCGACCGCGAGAAGCTGGTGATCGTCCGCGGCGGCGCGAACGTCTACCCGGCCGAGGTCGAGCGGGTCCTGCGCCTGCACCCCGGGGTGGCGGCGGTCGCGGTCTTCGGCGTCCCCGACGACCGCCTGGGCGAGCGGGTCGCGGCCCTCGTCGTCACGAGGGGCCCGGTGACGGGGGCCGAGCTCGCCGCGCTGTGCCGCGAACGGCTCGCCCGGTACAAGGTGCCCGAGGTGTGGGGCCGGGCCGACGGGCTGAGCATGAATCCCATGGGAAAGGTGAACCGTCAGGGGCTGGTGGACGCCCTGTCGGCCGCGGAACCGCTGGGTAGTTCCTAG
- a CDS encoding alpha/beta hydrolase: MAYRFDPELAAVVPMLPALDFTDLAAVRASFAEARHGQRRDTSGVDIRVVHVPGPPGAPEVPVRVYQPARTAGRPGASAGLLHIHGGGFVIGDRGVQRACLDLVRALNLVVVAVDYRLAPEYPFPAALEDCYAALTWLASNAAGLGIDPARVAVRGTSAGAGLAAGLALLARDRGGSPLCFQFLAVPELDDRLDTASMRQFVDTPVLNRSNAVISWNAYLGEGIPGTPDVSPYAAPARATDLIGLPPAYISVMEFDPLRDEGIAYAQALLAAGVPAELHLFPGTFHGSGGIAPHATVSRRERAEATTVLATALGLSPATTD, encoded by the coding sequence TTGGCCTACCGATTCGATCCCGAGCTGGCCGCGGTGGTCCCGATGCTGCCGGCCCTGGACTTCACCGACCTGGCGGCGGTCCGGGCGTCTTTTGCCGAAGCCCGGCATGGCCAGCGACGTGACACCTCCGGCGTCGACATACGCGTCGTTCACGTTCCTGGGCCCCCAGGCGCGCCGGAGGTTCCTGTCCGGGTCTACCAGCCCGCGCGGACCGCCGGCCGGCCCGGCGCCTCCGCCGGTCTGCTCCACATCCACGGCGGCGGATTCGTGATCGGCGACCGTGGCGTGCAACGGGCCTGTCTGGACCTCGTCCGGGCGCTGAATCTTGTCGTCGTGGCGGTCGACTACCGCCTGGCCCCGGAGTACCCGTTTCCCGCCGCGCTGGAGGACTGCTACGCCGCGTTGACGTGGCTGGCGAGCAACGCCGCCGGTCTCGGCATCGACCCGGCCCGCGTCGCGGTCCGTGGGACCAGCGCCGGCGCCGGACTGGCGGCCGGGCTGGCGCTGCTCGCCCGCGACCGCGGCGGCTCGCCGCTGTGCTTCCAGTTCCTCGCCGTCCCCGAGCTCGACGACCGGCTCGACACGGCCAGCATGCGCCAGTTCGTCGACACCCCGGTGCTCAACCGGTCCAACGCGGTCATCAGCTGGAACGCCTACCTCGGCGAGGGCATCCCCGGCACACCGGACGTCTCGCCTTACGCCGCGCCCGCTCGGGCGACCGACCTGATCGGCCTGCCGCCCGCCTACATCTCCGTGATGGAGTTCGACCCCCTGCGCGACGAGGGCATCGCCTACGCACAGGCGCTCCTCGCCGCCGGCGTCCCAGCCGAACTCCACCTGTTCCCCGGAACGTTCCACGGCTCCGGCGGGATCGCGCCACACGCCACCGTCAGCCGACGGGAACGCGCCGAGGCCACGACCGTCCTCGCCACCGCGCTCGGCCTCTCGCCCGCAACCACCGACTAA
- a CDS encoding SCO6745 family protein, giving the protein MNATARRMFELVEPIGVIPYAADEPNEAMFALGFTNYWDTYFAGRAAPLGLVPAQVVDALFYNFAPGEVARHIPQVWDTTTPEAAIAARQRGCVRALRRILADHVDSPAFARATELLLRAATSAPVEGRPMYAALRAIPIPADTVARLFHAASMLREHRGDGHIAALMIEGVGGLEAHVLHALDVGMPAQKFGRIHHLPPAQLTAVIDGMRDRDLIAADGWLSDTGRAIKQRVEALTDDLAAKPYESLQPDELDELVTTLEPLAKLLLADQDW; this is encoded by the coding sequence ATGAACGCGACGGCACGCCGGATGTTCGAGCTGGTCGAGCCGATCGGTGTCATCCCCTACGCGGCCGACGAACCCAACGAGGCGATGTTCGCCCTGGGGTTCACCAACTACTGGGACACCTACTTCGCCGGACGGGCAGCGCCCCTGGGCCTCGTCCCGGCGCAGGTGGTCGACGCGCTCTTCTACAACTTCGCTCCCGGCGAGGTCGCCCGCCACATCCCGCAGGTGTGGGACACAACCACGCCCGAAGCCGCGATCGCCGCCCGTCAGAGGGGCTGTGTGAGGGCGTTGCGGCGGATCCTCGCCGACCACGTCGACTCGCCCGCCTTCGCACGGGCCACCGAACTGCTGCTCAGGGCCGCGACCAGCGCACCGGTCGAGGGCCGGCCCATGTACGCCGCGCTACGCGCGATCCCGATCCCCGCTGACACGGTGGCTCGCCTCTTCCACGCCGCTTCCATGCTGCGCGAGCACCGCGGCGACGGGCACATCGCCGCCCTCATGATCGAAGGGGTCGGCGGCCTGGAGGCCCACGTCCTGCACGCCCTCGACGTGGGCATGCCCGCGCAGAAGTTCGGACGGATCCACCACCTCCCCCCAGCGCAGCTCACCGCCGTGATCGACGGAATGCGCGACCGCGACCTGATCGCAGCCGACGGTTGGCTCAGCGACACGGGCCGCGCCATCAAACAGCGGGTCGAGGCGCTCACCGATGACCTCGCCGCGAAGCCGTACGAGAGCCTCCAGCCCGACGAACTCGACGAGCTCGTGACCACCCTCGAACCACTCGCCAAACTGCTACTCGCCGACCAGGACTGGTAG
- a CDS encoding DUF167 domain-containing protein, with protein sequence MRVTIRVRPGASGTAVGGELGGPDGEPSLVVRVCARAVDGKATEAALRALADALGLRRADVSLVHGATSRTKLVEIAASPADEPALRDRLTALRQRR encoded by the coding sequence GTGCGGGTGACGATAAGAGTGCGACCAGGGGCCAGCGGGACCGCCGTCGGCGGCGAGCTGGGCGGCCCGGACGGCGAGCCGAGCCTGGTGGTGCGTGTCTGCGCGCGGGCGGTCGACGGGAAGGCGACCGAGGCGGCACTGCGGGCGCTCGCCGACGCGCTCGGCCTGCGCCGTGCCGATGTGTCCCTCGTACACGGCGCCACGAGCCGCACGAAGCTCGTGGAGATCGCCGCGTCGCCGGCCGATGAGCCCGCGCTACGCGACCGCCTGACCGCCC